The Rhodoligotrophos appendicifer genome includes a region encoding these proteins:
- a CDS encoding isocitrate lyase/PEP mutase family protein codes for MTMSQEKFERFRSLHTRSGAFVIPNPWDAGSARILTALGFEALATTSAGFAFSIGRRDSAAALSRDEVLRNAKDIVEATHLPVSADLEDGLGSEPAACAETIALASEIGLVGGSIEDATGDPDRPIFDFALAVERVAAAAEQARNRPFILTARAENFLHGRPDLEDTIRRLQAFERAGAHVVYAPGLPGLEAIRTVCSAVTCPVNVVMGLSGPSFSVAQLEDAGVKRISVGGSLARAALGGFMRAAREVKEKGTFTYAADALSAAEATSYMADYDR; via the coding sequence ATGACAATGTCGCAAGAGAAGTTCGAGCGGTTCCGGAGCCTGCATACGCGGTCGGGTGCCTTCGTCATCCCAAATCCCTGGGACGCCGGGTCGGCTCGGATCTTGACGGCCTTGGGCTTCGAAGCCCTGGCCACGACCAGCGCCGGCTTTGCATTTTCCATCGGACGACGAGATTCAGCGGCAGCCCTGTCGCGGGACGAGGTCCTGCGAAATGCCAAAGACATCGTTGAGGCGACGCATTTGCCTGTCTCCGCCGATCTCGAGGACGGACTCGGATCAGAGCCGGCAGCCTGTGCGGAGACCATCGCGCTGGCCAGCGAGATCGGGCTGGTGGGCGGCTCCATCGAGGATGCGACCGGCGATCCGGACAGGCCCATCTTCGACTTCGCCCTCGCCGTGGAGAGAGTGGCTGCTGCGGCGGAACAGGCGCGAAACCGTCCGTTCATTTTGACGGCGCGGGCGGAAAACTTCCTGCATGGAAGACCGGATCTGGAGGATACCATTCGCCGTCTTCAGGCCTTCGAGCGGGCCGGCGCGCATGTGGTTTACGCCCCCGGGCTCCCCGGCCTCGAGGCCATCAGGACGGTGTGTTCGGCCGTGACTTGTCCGGTCAATGTGGTCATGGGCCTGTCGGGCCCCTCATTTTCCGTCGCCCAGCTCGAGGATGCCGGCGTGAAGCGCATCAGTGTCGGCGGATCGCTGGCCCGCGCTGCCCTTGGCGGCTTCATGCGCGCTGCTCGGGAAGTGAAGGAAAAGGGGACATTCACCTATGCCGCCGACGCCTTGTCGGCAGCTGAGGCCACGTCCTATATGGCGGACTACGATCGGTAA
- a CDS encoding MFS transporter: protein MSLISSRLLTEPAPLSWIVHQRWHPWLVLGLVCVGAFVGQLDATIVQLALPSLGATFDAPLQHVSWVALAYLLAFASFLPIFGRLCEMFGRKSLYIVGYALFIVASALCGLAATLEQLLLFRVLQGIGGSLLGANSIAILVATVPTEARGRALGYFAAAQAIGMSAGPALGGFILANLGWRWIFWVTVPFGALAIIIGWLALPRSTIGARKSFDFGGALLIGPALILIVATLNHMSHWGLFSPVTLGSFSLAALLLWLLARQERASSSPLIDPRLFQSPSFRCGTLAVILAYALLYGTFFLMSFALGHGYGEPLAEVGLRLAIVPVAIGLTAPFSARIKDRMGEGLISVVAMLLCGLGVTIMMLSVGVSPNHRLLDTMAFTLIGIGLGLFIAPTNNWTIASVPAELAGAAGSTLNLMRVLGTSLGVAVGATTLAWRLSEVTGKDRDWLTADSESLLTAVHESLPALLVIAVAAALVAWRGAPAGKAAQLT from the coding sequence ATGTCGCTCATCTCGAGTAGGCTTCTCACCGAACCCGCGCCCCTGTCTTGGATCGTCCATCAGCGCTGGCATCCCTGGCTCGTCCTTGGGCTGGTCTGCGTGGGCGCCTTTGTCGGCCAGCTCGATGCCACCATCGTCCAGCTTGCGCTTCCGTCCCTGGGTGCGACCTTCGATGCTCCCCTCCAGCATGTCAGCTGGGTCGCGCTGGCCTATCTCCTGGCCTTTGCCTCGTTCCTGCCGATCTTCGGTCGCCTCTGCGAGATGTTTGGCCGAAAAAGTCTCTATATCGTGGGCTACGCCCTCTTCATTGTCGCAAGTGCCCTTTGCGGTTTGGCCGCGACATTGGAGCAATTGCTGCTTTTCCGCGTCCTGCAGGGGATCGGCGGCTCTCTGCTGGGAGCGAACTCGATCGCCATTCTGGTTGCGACCGTACCGACGGAGGCGCGGGGCCGGGCGCTCGGATATTTCGCGGCGGCACAGGCAATCGGCATGAGCGCAGGGCCCGCCCTGGGCGGTTTCATCCTGGCGAATCTCGGCTGGCGCTGGATCTTCTGGGTCACCGTCCCCTTCGGCGCGCTCGCCATCATCATCGGTTGGCTGGCACTGCCGCGCTCGACGATCGGCGCCCGGAAATCCTTCGACTTTGGCGGTGCATTGCTGATCGGTCCGGCCTTGATCCTGATCGTGGCGACCTTGAACCACATGTCGCATTGGGGCCTGTTCTCCCCCGTCACACTGGGCAGCTTCAGCCTGGCGGCCTTGCTCCTGTGGCTTCTGGCGCGACAGGAGCGCGCCTCATCCTCGCCCCTCATCGATCCGCGACTGTTTCAAAGCCCGTCCTTTCGCTGCGGGACCCTGGCGGTGATCCTTGCCTATGCTCTGCTGTACGGAACGTTTTTCCTCATGTCCTTCGCTCTGGGCCACGGCTATGGCGAGCCACTTGCCGAAGTGGGCCTGCGCCTGGCCATCGTGCCCGTTGCCATTGGTCTCACCGCTCCTTTCAGTGCGCGCATCAAGGATCGCATGGGTGAGGGGCTGATAAGTGTCGTCGCCATGCTGCTTTGCGGCCTCGGCGTCACGATCATGATGCTCTCGGTGGGGGTCTCCCCCAACCACCGGCTGCTCGACACCATGGCCTTTACATTGATCGGCATCGGCCTCGGCTTGTTCATTGCCCCCACCAACAATTGGACCATCGCGTCCGTCCCTGCCGAGCTTGCGGGCGCGGCCGGCTCGACCCTCAATCTGATGCGGGTCCTGGGAACCAGTCTCGGCGTAGCCGTCGGCGCGACGACATTGGCGTGGCGCTTGAGTGAAGTCACGGGCAAGGATCGCGATTGGCTCACGGCCGACAGTGAAAGCCTGCTGACCGCGGTGCATGAAAGTCTTCCGGCATTGCTGGTGATCGCCGTGGCGGCCGCCCTGGTCGCCTGGCGAGGAGCACCCGCCGGCAAGGCGGCACAGCTCACTTGA
- a CDS encoding glutathione S-transferase C-terminal domain-containing protein, which yields MLTLYSYPPLFGVADNNGYGLKIFAFLQVSRIPFRHEHVFDASAAPRGQLPYITQDDMTVGDSGKIIDFLRKRYTSNVEENLADGNPTMDHLVTRMLDDLYWVISYSRWKDDRYWPLFRDAFLNEHSVLTEADLIRARDYNFQRYHFQGIGRYEPDDAYQRGLADLKVLADLLPKQGYMHGQRPSTVDAAIYGFIANIYFYAIETPLKRYVLEHQNIVDHCCRMHAAVASGNSRNASPPGSSTTSL from the coding sequence ATGTTGACGCTCTATTCCTATCCCCCATTGTTCGGTGTAGCCGACAACAACGGCTATGGCCTGAAAATCTTCGCCTTCTTGCAGGTCTCCCGGATCCCTTTTCGTCATGAGCACGTGTTCGACGCGTCGGCAGCACCAAGAGGACAGCTTCCCTACATCACGCAGGACGACATGACGGTTGGGGACAGCGGGAAGATCATCGATTTTCTTCGGAAGCGTTACACGTCGAACGTCGAAGAAAACTTGGCCGACGGAAATCCAACAATGGATCATCTCGTCACGAGAATGCTCGATGATCTCTATTGGGTGATCTCCTACTCACGCTGGAAAGACGACCGCTACTGGCCACTTTTCCGTGACGCTTTTCTAAATGAACACTCCGTTCTGACCGAAGCGGACCTGATAAGAGCCCGTGACTATAATTTTCAGCGCTATCACTTCCAAGGCATAGGCCGCTACGAACCTGATGACGCCTATCAGCGCGGATTGGCCGATCTGAAGGTTCTCGCAGATCTTCTCCCTAAGCAAGGCTATATGCACGGCCAGAGGCCATCCACCGTCGACGCAGCCATTTACGGGTTTATTGCGAACATCTACTTCTACGCGATCGAAACGCCTTTGAAGAGATATGTTCTGGAGCATCAGAACATCGTCGATCACTGCTGCAGAATGCATGCTGCTGTGGCGAGCGGTAACTCTCGCAATGCGTCCCCTCCCGGCAGCAGCACCACCAGCTTGTAG
- a CDS encoding helix-turn-helix domain-containing protein, whose translation MKTKEQRRLLGQFLRSHRERMAPEALVRRRRTPGLRREELALRAGIGVTWCAWIEQGRDVSASPEALARLAVALALTPAERAYLFELAGRRDPDSVPSKPISAAPDSVRALVEALAPPAYGLDRLWNACCWNRAAEHLFDGWLGAGQQKNLLRYAFTDPSARSLLPDWRDRALRLLAEFRADYGHALNDPAMMALVDDLKSASDFFADAWDRQAVLAREGGARSFLHPADGPLTFAQHTFSPAERPDYKLVVLLPGGDALRELPLATAACILQQ comes from the coding sequence ATGAAGACCAAAGAACAGCGGCGACTCTTGGGGCAGTTCCTGCGCTCCCACCGCGAGCGCATGGCGCCCGAGGCACTGGTCCGCAGACGGCGGACCCCCGGACTGCGACGCGAGGAACTGGCGCTGCGGGCCGGCATCGGCGTCACCTGGTGTGCCTGGATCGAGCAAGGTCGCGATGTCAGCGCGTCGCCCGAGGCCCTCGCCCGGCTGGCCGTCGCTCTCGCCTTGACGCCCGCCGAGCGGGCCTATCTGTTCGAGCTGGCCGGACGCCGCGATCCTGATTCGGTACCGTCCAAACCGATCTCGGCCGCCCCGGACTCTGTGCGCGCCCTGGTCGAGGCGCTCGCTCCTCCTGCTTACGGTCTGGACAGGCTGTGGAATGCCTGCTGCTGGAACAGGGCGGCCGAACATCTCTTCGATGGCTGGCTCGGAGCAGGGCAGCAGAAGAATCTGCTGCGTTACGCGTTCACCGACCCCTCGGCGCGCAGCCTGCTGCCGGACTGGAGGGATCGCGCCTTGCGATTGCTGGCGGAATTTCGTGCCGATTATGGCCATGCCCTGAATGATCCGGCCATGATGGCCCTCGTCGACGACTTGAAAAGCGCCTCCGATTTCTTTGCCGATGCCTGGGACCGGCAGGCCGTCCTGGCGCGCGAGGGTGGAGCACGGAGCTTCCTCCATCCGGCAGACGGCCCGCTCACCTTCGCGCAGCATACCTTCTCTCCGGCCGAGCGGCCGGACTACAAGCTGGTGGTGCTGCTGCCGGGAGGGGACGCATTGCGAGAGTTACCGCTCGCCACAGCAGCATGCATTCTGCAGCAGTGA
- a CDS encoding class I SAM-dependent methyltransferase produces MTRSHDAVVQDQFGPRAEAYVHSAVHAGGEDLDALEAMARLRAPQKALDLGAGGGHVAYRLAPHSVSVTACDLSADMMAAVAATARQRHLPNIETCIAPAEHLPFDDAAFDFLACRFSAHHWHDFEAGLRQARRVLKPGATAVFIDVVSPGPAAFDTHLQAVELLRDPSHIRNYTAAGWCAALVRAGFHVQTTQARRLRMDYPVWVDRMRTPDTHRAAIRSLQQNASRETADYYGIEPDGSFTLDTLQIEATAA; encoded by the coding sequence ATGACCCGCTCACATGATGCTGTCGTTCAAGATCAGTTTGGCCCGCGCGCCGAGGCCTATGTGCACAGCGCCGTCCACGCCGGCGGCGAGGATCTCGATGCGCTGGAGGCAATGGCGCGCCTGCGCGCTCCGCAAAAAGCGCTCGATCTGGGGGCGGGGGGCGGCCATGTCGCCTATCGGCTCGCGCCCCACTCCGTCTCGGTGACGGCCTGTGATCTGTCAGCCGACATGATGGCCGCCGTCGCGGCGACGGCGCGCCAACGACACCTGCCGAACATCGAGACATGCATCGCTCCGGCCGAGCACCTCCCCTTCGATGATGCCGCGTTCGACTTCCTCGCCTGCCGCTTCTCCGCCCACCACTGGCATGATTTCGAGGCTGGCCTGCGGCAGGCGCGGCGTGTGCTGAAGCCCGGCGCGACGGCCGTCTTCATCGACGTCGTCTCACCGGGTCCGGCGGCGTTCGACACGCATCTGCAGGCTGTCGAGCTGCTTCGCGATCCCTCCCACATCCGCAACTACACGGCTGCCGGCTGGTGCGCTGCCCTGGTCAGGGCCGGTTTCCATGTCCAGACCACCCAGGCGCGGCGCCTGCGGATGGATTATCCGGTCTGGGTCGACCGCATGCGCACCCCCGACACCCACCGAGCGGCCATCCGTTCGCTGCAGCAGAACGCCTCCCGCGAGACGGCGGACTATTACGGCATCGAGCCCGATGGCTCCTTCACGCTCGACACGCTGCAGATAGAGGCCACCGCAGCCTGA
- a CDS encoding LysR family transcriptional regulator — protein MDQLSAMRVFTKVVEAGTLTRASQLTQIPKATASKLIQELEAHLRTKLLNRTTRRVTVTSDGAAYYERVVRILSDLDELDGMVSQSQAKPQGRLRVDMVSPLAQLVVLPALPGFHDLYPDIQIDIGIGDRAVDLTGENVDCVLRSGELRNPSLVARRIGELPFVTCATPAYLERFGTPAHPTDFERDHPVVSYFSQALARHLPFSFTRGEEMLEVNGRYIISVNDSSAYLAAGMTGLGAIQTPRFMVSEQFATGALLPILEDWTAETMPLYVVYPPNRHLSNRLRIFVDWVAGLFAGR, from the coding sequence ATGGATCAGCTTTCCGCGATGCGGGTGTTCACGAAGGTGGTGGAGGCGGGAACCCTCACCCGCGCCTCTCAGCTCACCCAGATCCCCAAGGCCACAGCGTCGAAGCTCATCCAAGAGCTAGAGGCTCACTTGAGAACGAAGCTGCTCAACCGCACGACACGACGGGTGACGGTCACCTCGGATGGTGCAGCCTATTACGAGCGCGTTGTCCGCATCCTGTCGGACCTCGATGAGCTGGACGGCATGGTCTCCCAGTCCCAGGCCAAACCGCAGGGTCGCCTGCGGGTCGATATGGTCTCGCCCCTGGCACAGCTTGTGGTGCTGCCGGCCTTGCCAGGATTTCACGATCTCTACCCCGATATTCAGATCGACATCGGAATTGGTGATCGGGCGGTCGATCTGACCGGGGAGAACGTGGATTGCGTGCTGCGCAGCGGAGAGCTTCGCAATCCGTCTCTCGTTGCCCGTCGGATCGGTGAACTGCCCTTCGTCACTTGCGCGACTCCCGCCTATCTCGAGCGCTTCGGCACGCCTGCCCATCCGACAGATTTCGAGCGAGACCATCCTGTCGTGAGCTACTTCAGCCAAGCCTTGGCGCGGCATTTGCCGTTCAGTTTCACCCGCGGAGAGGAGATGCTGGAGGTCAATGGGCGCTACATCATCTCCGTCAACGACAGCAGCGCCTATCTGGCCGCCGGCATGACGGGGCTCGGTGCCATACAGACGCCCCGCTTCATGGTCAGTGAACAATTCGCAACAGGAGCGCTGCTTCCGATCCTGGAGGATTGGACTGCCGAGACCATGCCGCTTTATGTTGTCTATCCGCCGAACCGCCATTTGAGCAATCGGCTGCGGATTTTCGTCGACTGGGTGGCTGGCCTCTTCGCGGGACGATAA
- a CDS encoding alpha/beta hydrolase has protein sequence MTAADHLLHCAKSDMAIRVYGERVGSAAAPVVLHLHGGAFVEGSLDSGQLVAGLLADSGAIVISAAYPLSPEQCFPTPLGTAFEALNWVFENRARFGTRKSQIVVAGEEAGGNLAAALALMARDRRMPPLAGQILLSPMLDPGMSTGSMRDACAGPVGCKWADGWHQYLGTADKASHPYAAPLGSTRLAGLAPALIITAEDDLFHDESLAYAARLRQAGVPVTEHVLAAPTHWPCALSDPALTAPAWAAELRSHIASFFAEIAKTKGAAASFKSRGA, from the coding sequence ATGACCGCAGCCGATCACCTTCTCCATTGCGCCAAATCCGACATGGCGATCCGTGTCTACGGCGAGCGCGTGGGCTCCGCAGCGGCACCGGTTGTGCTGCATCTCCATGGCGGCGCCTTCGTCGAGGGCTCCCTGGACAGTGGTCAGTTGGTGGCAGGACTTCTCGCCGACTCTGGGGCCATCGTGATCTCGGCAGCCTATCCGCTTTCGCCCGAACAATGTTTTCCCACGCCCCTGGGCACGGCGTTTGAGGCCCTGAACTGGGTGTTCGAAAACCGTGCGCGCTTCGGCACGCGGAAATCTCAGATTGTCGTGGCCGGAGAGGAAGCGGGCGGCAATCTTGCCGCAGCCCTCGCCTTGATGGCGCGCGATCGGCGGATGCCCCCCCTGGCCGGTCAGATCCTGCTGTCGCCCATGCTGGATCCCGGGATGAGCACGGGCTCGATGCGCGACGCCTGTGCGGGTCCGGTCGGCTGCAAATGGGCGGATGGTTGGCACCAATATCTGGGCACCGCCGACAAGGCCTCTCATCCTTATGCTGCACCGCTCGGGTCGACCCGACTGGCCGGCTTGGCACCCGCATTGATCATCACCGCGGAAGACGATCTCTTTCATGACGAGAGCCTCGCCTATGCCGCCCGGCTGCGGCAGGCCGGGGTACCCGTCACCGAACACGTTCTTGCGGCACCGACCCATTGGCCCTGCGCCCTCTCTGACCCGGCCCTTACAGCACCGGCCTGGGCGGCAGAACTGCGCAGCCACATCGCGTCCTTCTTCGCCGAAATCGCGAAGACCAAGGGAGCGGCCGCCTCATTCAAATCAAGGGGAGCCTGA
- a CDS encoding efflux RND transporter periplasmic adaptor subunit, whose translation MQNSSRRALWGASTASVMIVALSAGLMLMPSSRAASEGPAAPPPPTPVSVALVEMHESMRWDEFSGRLEAIERVEVRSRVAGAVRSVHFSEGELVKQGDRLVTIDPDPYAAEVQRAEAQVTAAKARVALTLRERDRRQKLWDSRTVSQSELDERINAHAEAEANLQAAQASLRSAQLNLSYTEIKAPVAGRVGRLEVTVGNLVAAGPGAPVLTSLLSVSPIYASFDADEPVVMEALRALGPQGRDEIDRIPVEMVTSTSGGPVVRGKLALIDNHVDAASGTIRVRAIFDNPDGGLMPGQFARLRMGQPKPEPSLLVSERAIGTDQDKKFVMLVDQSNKAVYREIHLGSIRDGLRVVNTGLAPGDRIVVNGLQRIRPGSVVAPEVVPMGQPAHSGAQASAADTLTR comes from the coding sequence ATGCAAAATTCATCAAGAAGAGCTCTCTGGGGCGCGAGCACCGCAAGCGTCATGATTGTCGCCCTTTCGGCAGGGCTGATGCTTATGCCGTCCTCTCGAGCAGCATCCGAAGGCCCCGCCGCCCCGCCTCCGCCGACGCCGGTCTCCGTGGCGCTCGTGGAGATGCATGAATCCATGCGCTGGGATGAGTTCTCTGGCCGCCTTGAAGCGATCGAGCGCGTCGAGGTTCGCTCCCGCGTGGCTGGTGCGGTGCGATCGGTACATTTTTCCGAGGGCGAATTGGTGAAGCAGGGAGATCGTCTCGTCACCATCGATCCCGATCCTTACGCAGCCGAAGTGCAGCGCGCCGAGGCTCAGGTGACCGCGGCCAAAGCCCGGGTGGCTCTCACCCTGCGCGAGCGTGACCGCCGCCAGAAGCTGTGGGACTCGCGGACCGTCTCGCAGAGCGAGTTGGATGAGCGGATCAACGCCCATGCCGAGGCCGAAGCCAACCTTCAGGCGGCACAGGCCAGTCTGCGCTCCGCACAGCTCAATCTGAGCTACACGGAAATCAAGGCCCCTGTCGCCGGACGCGTCGGCCGGCTCGAGGTCACGGTCGGCAATTTGGTTGCAGCCGGTCCCGGCGCTCCGGTGCTGACCAGCCTCCTGTCCGTGAGCCCCATCTACGCAAGCTTCGATGCCGATGAGCCGGTGGTGATGGAGGCGTTGCGGGCGCTCGGCCCCCAGGGGCGCGACGAGATCGACCGCATCCCCGTCGAGATGGTCACTTCCACGAGCGGTGGCCCCGTGGTCCGTGGCAAGCTGGCGCTGATCGACAACCACGTCGATGCCGCCAGCGGCACGATCCGCGTCCGCGCCATCTTCGACAATCCCGACGGAGGACTGATGCCGGGCCAGTTTGCCAGGCTGCGAATGGGCCAGCCGAAGCCGGAACCGTCGCTGCTGGTGAGCGAGCGGGCCATCGGCACCGATCAGGACAAGAAATTTGTCATGCTGGTCGATCAGTCGAACAAGGCCGTTTACCGCGAGATCCACCTCGGCAGCATTCGCGACGGCTTGCGCGTGGTGAATACCGGTCTCGCGCCGGGGGATCGCATTGTCGTCAATGGCCTGCAACGCATCCGTCCGGGCTCGGTCGTCGCGCCGGAGGTGGTCCCCATGGGCCAGCCGGCGCACAGCGGGGCGCAAGCCAGTGCCGCCGATACCCTGACACGCTGA
- a CDS encoding efflux RND transporter permease subunit yields the protein MGFSKFFIDRPIFAGVLSILIFLAGFLALQVMPISEYPEVVPPSVVVRAQYPGANPKVIAETVSTPIEESINGVEGMLYMSSQATTDGVMTLTVTFKLGTDPDKAQQLVQNRVSQAEPRLPEEVRRLGITTIKSSPDLMMVVHLRSPGGRYDMTYLRNYAVINVKDRLARIDGVGQVQLFGSGDYSMRVWLDPQKVAARGLAASDVVDAIRAQNVQAAAGVVGASPAVDGIDMQLSVNAQGRLENEEQFGDIIVKTGSDGQITRLRDVARIELGAADYALRSLLDNDYAVAVPVFQSPGSNALQISDEVRRVMDEIKENMPDGIDYEIVYDTTQFVRASIDAVIHTLLEAIVLVVLVVILFLQTWRASIIPLLAVPVSIVGTFAVMHVFGFSINALTLFGLVLAIGIVVDDAIVVVENVERSIEDGLEPRAAAYKAMAEVSGPIIAIALVLVAVFVPLAFISGLTGQFYRQFALTIAISTVISAINSLTLSPALAALLLKGHNAPKDRLTRVMDWSLGWLFRGFNTVFRRGSDAYARGVGGVIARKALTMGLYLVLVAMTVVMFRTVPGGFVPGQDKQYLVGFAQLPDAATLDRSEEVIRRMSEIALAQPGVQSAVAFPGLSINGFTNSSNAGIVFVTLTDFEERKSPDLSGMAIAGALNAKFAGIKEAFIAIFPPPPVQGLGTIGGFKLQIEDRAGLGYSALDEAVKAFMAETAKAPELAGLFSSYQVNVPQLYADIDRTKARQLNVPVTAVFDTMQTYLGSVYVNDFNKFGRTYSVRVQADAQYRAREDDIGQLKVRSDSGEMIPLAALLNVRSAAGPERAMRYNGFLSADINGGAAPGYSSGQAQAAVERIAKETLPKGFSFEWTELTYQEILAGDSGLWVFPIAVLLVFLVLAAQYESLTLPLSIIMIIPMGLLAAMFGVWLTGGDNNVFTQIGLVVLVGLSAKNAILIVEFARELELSGSTPVAAAIEASRLRLRPILMTSFAFIMGVVPLVMSTGAGAEMRHAMGVAVFAGMLGVTLFGIFLTPLFYVLLRKLTGNRPLVQHGAPLRPAEPMLDSGVKP from the coding sequence ATGGGCTTTTCCAAATTCTTCATCGACCGGCCGATTTTCGCGGGCGTGTTGTCGATCCTGATCTTCCTCGCAGGCTTTCTCGCGCTGCAGGTGATGCCGATCTCGGAATATCCGGAGGTCGTCCCCCCCTCGGTTGTGGTGCGCGCCCAATATCCCGGGGCCAATCCCAAGGTCATCGCCGAGACGGTGTCGACCCCGATCGAGGAATCGATAAACGGCGTGGAGGGCATGCTCTACATGTCCAGCCAGGCGACCACCGACGGCGTCATGACGTTGACGGTGACCTTCAAGCTCGGCACGGATCCCGACAAGGCGCAGCAGCTCGTTCAGAACCGGGTCTCTCAAGCCGAGCCCAGGCTTCCGGAAGAGGTCCGCCGCCTTGGGATCACCACCATAAAGAGCTCTCCTGATCTGATGATGGTCGTGCACCTGCGCTCGCCCGGCGGACGCTACGACATGACCTATCTGCGCAACTACGCGGTCATCAACGTCAAGGACCGTCTGGCGCGCATCGACGGCGTCGGCCAAGTCCAGCTGTTCGGCTCCGGCGACTATTCCATGCGCGTCTGGCTCGATCCGCAAAAGGTCGCCGCGCGCGGCCTCGCCGCCTCCGACGTCGTCGACGCCATCCGCGCCCAGAACGTACAGGCTGCGGCGGGTGTGGTCGGTGCCTCACCGGCCGTGGATGGCATCGACATGCAGCTGTCGGTCAACGCCCAGGGGCGGTTGGAAAACGAGGAGCAGTTCGGCGACATCATCGTCAAGACGGGCTCGGACGGCCAGATCACGCGCCTGCGCGACGTCGCTCGCATCGAGCTCGGCGCGGCGGATTACGCCCTGCGATCGCTTTTGGACAACGACTACGCCGTCGCGGTTCCCGTCTTCCAGTCGCCAGGATCCAATGCCCTGCAGATCTCCGACGAGGTCCGCCGGGTCATGGACGAAATCAAGGAGAACATGCCCGACGGGATCGACTACGAGATCGTCTACGACACGACCCAGTTCGTCCGGGCATCCATCGACGCCGTCATTCATACCTTGCTGGAAGCCATTGTCCTTGTGGTTCTGGTGGTCATCCTGTTTCTGCAGACCTGGCGCGCCTCGATCATCCCCCTGCTGGCGGTCCCGGTTTCGATCGTCGGCACCTTTGCCGTCATGCATGTCTTCGGCTTCTCGATCAATGCCCTCACCCTGTTCGGCTTGGTGCTCGCCATTGGTATCGTCGTGGATGACGCGATCGTCGTGGTGGAGAATGTGGAGCGCAGCATCGAGGATGGCCTGGAGCCCCGGGCTGCTGCCTATAAAGCCATGGCGGAAGTGTCGGGGCCCATTATCGCCATTGCCCTCGTGCTCGTGGCGGTCTTCGTTCCCCTCGCCTTCATCTCCGGCTTGACCGGACAGTTCTACCGGCAGTTTGCTCTGACGATTGCCATATCCACGGTGATCTCGGCGATCAACTCCCTCACCCTGTCGCCCGCCTTGGCCGCCCTTCTGTTGAAGGGTCACAACGCGCCCAAGGACCGCCTCACCCGGGTCATGGACTGGAGCCTGGGCTGGCTCTTCCGCGGCTTCAACACGGTCTTTCGCCGTGGCTCCGACGCCTATGCTCGGGGCGTCGGCGGCGTGATTGCGCGGAAGGCGCTGACGATGGGTCTCTATCTCGTCCTCGTCGCCATGACGGTCGTGATGTTCCGCACCGTCCCCGGCGGCTTCGTGCCTGGGCAGGACAAGCAATATCTCGTCGGTTTCGCCCAATTGCCCGATGCCGCCACCCTGGATCGCAGCGAGGAAGTAATCCGCCGCATGAGCGAGATCGCCCTCGCCCAGCCCGGCGTGCAGAGCGCTGTGGCCTTTCCGGGCCTCTCGATCAACGGTTTCACCAATTCCTCCAATGCCGGCATTGTCTTTGTGACCTTGACGGACTTTGAGGAGCGCAAGTCACCCGACCTGAGCGGCATGGCCATCGCCGGGGCTCTCAACGCCAAGTTTGCCGGCATCAAAGAGGCCTTCATCGCGATCTTCCCTCCCCCACCGGTGCAGGGTCTGGGCACGATCGGCGGCTTCAAGCTACAGATCGAGGATCGGGCGGGCCTGGGCTACAGCGCACTGGATGAGGCGGTGAAAGCCTTCATGGCCGAAACGGCCAAAGCTCCTGAACTGGCTGGCTTGTTCTCCAGCTACCAGGTCAACGTCCCCCAGCTCTACGCCGACATCGACCGCACCAAGGCTCGGCAGCTCAACGTACCGGTGACTGCCGTGTTCGACACGATGCAGACCTATCTCGGCTCCGTCTATGTGAATGACTTCAACAAGTTCGGCCGCACCTATTCGGTCCGGGTTCAGGCGGATGCACAATATCGGGCTCGGGAGGACGACATCGGACAGCTGAAGGTGCGCTCCGATTCTGGGGAGATGATCCCGCTCGCCGCGCTCTTGAACGTGCGCTCCGCTGCGGGTCCCGAGCGGGCCATGCGCTATAACGGCTTTCTCTCCGCCGACATCAATGGGGGTGCCGCCCCCGGTTATTCGTCCGGCCAGGCGCAGGCCGCTGTCGAGCGCATCGCCAAGGAGACCCTGCCCAAAGGATTTTCCTTTGAATGGACGGAGCTCACCTATCAGGAGATCCTGGCCGGCGATTCAGGCCTGTGGGTGTTCCCGATTGCTGTGTTGCTCGTCTTCCTGGTCCTGGCCGCCCAGTATGAAAGCCTGACGCTGCCGTTGTCGATCATCATGATCATTCCCATGGGCCTGCTCGCTGCCATGTTCGGCGTCTGGCTCACCGGAGGTGATAACAATGTCTTCACGCAGATCGGTCTCGTGGTCCTGGTCGGCCTGTCAGCGAAGAATGCCATTCTGATCGTCGAATTCGCCCGCGAGCTGGAACTGTCCGGGAGTACGCCCGTCGCGGCCGCCATCGAGGCGAGCCGCCTGCGCCTGCGCCCCATCCTCATGACCTCATTCGCCTTCATCATGGGCGTGGTGCCCCTGGTGATGTCGACCGGCGCGGGCGCCGAGATGCGCCACGCCATGGGCGTAGCGGTGTTCGCCGGAATGCTGGGCGTAACGCTGTTCGGGATCTTCCTGACGCCGCTCTTCTACGTCCTTCTGCGCAAGCTCACCGGCAACCGTCCCCTGGTCCAGCATGGAGCCCCTCTCCGGCCGGCCGAGCCCATGCTGGACAGCGGCGTGAAGCCATAG